A genomic segment from Amygdalobacter nucleatus encodes:
- a CDS encoding HAD family hydrolase, with protein MTRYKLISFDLDGTIVNTLPSLARAGNMWLAEFGIGPVDEADYKVLVGKGAKQHVIDLLAFVHYGSYTDEWLEQAWQRYVAILKAEGSFAVQPYTGLVELFQKLKQANLPYLVYTNKKELVAKSVLANAYAGTGVDFPFVIGDKPGHKLKPDPTALNAFLAEHNFKAQTVLHVGDTNVDMNLAKNAQVTACGVLWGFRKRAELEAAKANFIVETAKELEQVIFS; from the coding sequence ATGACACGCTATAAATTAATTTCTTTTGATTTGGACGGCACGATTGTGAATACCTTGCCGAGTTTGGCTCGGGCAGGCAATATGTGGTTAGCTGAATTCGGCATAGGACCAGTTGATGAGGCTGATTACAAAGTTTTGGTCGGGAAAGGCGCCAAACAGCATGTCATTGATCTTTTAGCCTTTGTGCATTATGGTTCGTATACAGATGAATGGTTAGAGCAAGCTTGGCAGCGCTATGTGGCTATCCTAAAAGCCGAAGGCTCCTTTGCGGTACAGCCATATACAGGCTTAGTTGAACTCTTTCAAAAGTTAAAGCAGGCTAATTTGCCATATTTGGTATATACCAACAAAAAAGAGCTAGTGGCTAAGTCAGTTCTAGCTAATGCTTATGCAGGTACAGGCGTGGATTTCCCATTCGTGATTGGCGACAAACCAGGGCATAAACTAAAACCAGATCCAACAGCCTTGAATGCGTTTTTGGCGGAGCATAACTTCAAAGCTCAAACAGTTTTGCATGTCGGTGATACAAATGTTGATATGAATTTGGCCAAAAATGCCCAAGTTACAGCTTGCGGAGTTCTATGGGGTTTCCGTAAACGGGCTGAGCTAGAAGCAGCAAAAGCCAATTTCATTGTTGAAACAGCCAAAGAATTAGAGCAAGTTATTTTTAGCTAA
- a CDS encoding DUF5685 family protein, translating into MYGYIRLLKAKPNDEEDFNTYRSIYCSLCHSLEMNFGQIPRFLLSYDLTFMALLADSLSLYEDTQIDMQAKAKHCWQKLGKVTPVFGNRSYLDYAANVSLLLAEQKLLDDKLDKEHLPRRLLSQVLFKQAFWQAKQNYPKLASIIEANMQAFNAMESKLKGADSTSMLNSTSMPNSQLELVDTNPSCFVKQTCLKQLINCLEPLKAYAPQAVHLSLQFAEVLAQIFSYLPLSVDIIQRPGATPNSILQSNRQPLSACLGVIGAYLGAWLYLVDALSDLASDINSGHFNILLASKDYSELRPVLKQQMQKLPLFRQKKWQAKHFSWKEAHKLTASANKISNLILASSSSLKNLQATLDASMALLPYQRSARLVAKVIQLGLDHSLEHNKLLQAYIFNLLKEAE; encoded by the coding sequence ATGTACGGCTATATTCGTTTGCTCAAGGCAAAGCCAAATGACGAGGAAGATTTCAACACTTACAGAAGCATCTATTGCAGCCTCTGCCATAGCTTAGAAATGAATTTCGGGCAAATTCCGCGTTTCCTTTTGTCTTACGACCTGACATTCATGGCCTTATTGGCAGATTCACTTAGCCTGTATGAAGATACGCAAATAGATATGCAAGCTAAAGCTAAACATTGCTGGCAAAAACTCGGTAAAGTCACACCTGTCTTTGGCAATCGGTCTTATTTAGATTATGCAGCTAATGTCAGCCTTTTGTTAGCAGAGCAAAAATTATTAGACGACAAATTAGACAAAGAGCATTTACCGAGAAGATTGTTGAGTCAAGTTTTGTTTAAGCAAGCTTTCTGGCAAGCTAAGCAAAATTATCCGAAATTAGCTTCTATCATCGAGGCTAACATGCAGGCATTTAATGCTATGGAGAGTAAGCTAAAAGGTGCAGATAGCACGTCTATGCTAAATAGCACAAGCATGCCAAATAGCCAATTAGAACTTGTTGATACAAATCCAAGTTGTTTCGTCAAGCAAACTTGTCTAAAGCAACTTATAAATTGCTTAGAGCCACTCAAAGCTTACGCCCCTCAAGCTGTACATTTGAGCTTGCAATTTGCTGAAGTTTTGGCCCAAATTTTTAGTTATCTGCCATTAAGTGTCGATATTATTCAAAGGCCAGGTGCAACACCTAATTCTATTTTGCAATCAAATAGGCAACCACTTTCTGCCTGTTTGGGTGTCATTGGTGCCTATCTAGGCGCATGGCTCTATCTTGTGGATGCGCTAAGTGATCTAGCTAGTGATATAAATAGTGGGCATTTCAACATTTTGCTCGCATCTAAGGATTATTCCGAGCTTAGGCCAGTTTTAAAGCAGCAAATGCAAAAGTTACCGCTTTTTAGGCAAAAGAAATGGCAAGCTAAGCATTTTAGCTGGAAAGAAGCACATAAATTAACAGCTAGTGCCAATAAAATAAGCAATTTAATCTTAGCTAGCTCAAGCAGCCTAAAAAATTTGCAAGCTACGCTTGATGCCAGCATGGCTCTTTTGCCGTACCAAAGGTCTGCCAGATTGGTAGCTAAAGTTATACAATTAGGTTTAGATCACAGTCTTGAGCACAATAAATTGCTCCAAGCCTATATTTTCAATCTGCTGAAAGAGGCAGAATAA
- a CDS encoding J domain-containing protein, giving the protein MQNGKNPYQVLGVTPNASKAEIQAAYRELAGKYQPSNFAGNPLADLAADKLNEINEAYDELIGANNYSQTNRSNTYQTGGQQTYGQTPTGQYGQQYQAADPCSGQQPYQQRDYGYTTNNYYNGYQRSCCGDLSLLCCLDSCCECMGGDLCTCC; this is encoded by the coding sequence ATGCAAAATGGCAAGAATCCATATCAAGTTTTAGGCGTGACGCCGAATGCTAGTAAGGCTGAGATTCAGGCAGCTTATCGTGAACTTGCAGGTAAATATCAGCCAAGCAATTTTGCGGGCAATCCTTTAGCTGATTTAGCAGCAGACAAGCTGAATGAGATTAATGAGGCCTATGATGAACTCATAGGTGCTAATAATTACAGTCAGACGAACCGTAGCAACACATACCAAACAGGTGGTCAGCAAACATATGGCCAAACACCAACTGGTCAATACGGCCAACAATATCAAGCAGCCGACCCTTGTTCTGGTCAACAGCCTTATCAACAACGTGATTATGGTTATACCACCAATAATTACTACAACGGTTATCAGAGAAGCTGCTGTGGCGATTTATCGCTGCTTTGTTGCCTAGACTCCTGTTGCGAGTGCATGGGCGGCGATCTGTGTACTTGTTGCTGA
- a CDS encoding M28 family peptidase, translated as MQTNKKNNKRIQLHQVGIFSRLLCWLMVSVLTLTACRSKRTQDLGWAKSDYGAEIAKRLTDLGARPAGSSACKQAADIINEEFQKLGYQPELQAVSGLGDNVIVKIPGYGLRYNRKDYSKARKLALGKHLGQREGAAIVMARYTTVSGENVTEANGLSDNAASIGALLTLAKQLKTQKIGYDVVLVALCSNQTEGAQTLLNSLSAAEKEHLSVVYELRNIFGGSRLYAHSGWNSLNKEEKYQRRLPVYQIVDLALEAGLGSKHSPFESIYTNQAGFMVASPLNKAENVVYREFTLNTSDYRVFDEAGIDTVYIESWNYFGKNLEEIKQTDSRLYSESNGLIAGTNFDNYTKLLENSSAEQLSKRINSSAFIVLKALYKGALDSQPNTLNY; from the coding sequence ATGCAGACGAATAAGAAGAATAACAAAAGAATACAGCTACATCAGGTGGGAATTTTTAGTCGCCTTTTATGTTGGCTGATGGTATCTGTTTTGACGCTTACAGCTTGTCGTTCTAAACGAACCCAAGATTTAGGCTGGGCCAAGTCAGATTATGGCGCTGAGATAGCCAAACGCTTGACAGACCTAGGTGCTAGACCAGCTGGCTCAAGTGCTTGTAAGCAGGCGGCAGATATTATTAATGAAGAATTTCAAAAATTAGGCTATCAGCCAGAACTGCAAGCAGTTTCGGGGCTAGGTGATAACGTAATTGTGAAAATCCCAGGTTACGGCTTGCGCTACAATCGTAAAGATTACTCCAAGGCACGTAAATTAGCTTTAGGCAAACACCTTGGCCAGCGTGAAGGAGCTGCAATTGTGATGGCGCGCTATACGACAGTTAGCGGTGAGAATGTAACAGAAGCTAACGGCTTGAGCGATAATGCTGCTTCTATCGGCGCGCTTTTAACTTTAGCTAAACAATTAAAAACCCAGAAGATAGGCTATGACGTTGTGCTGGTTGCGCTATGCAGCAACCAGACAGAAGGCGCACAGACGCTATTGAATAGCCTGAGCGCAGCTGAAAAGGAACATTTATCAGTTGTATACGAATTGCGTAATATCTTTGGTGGCAGCCGTTTGTATGCTCACAGTGGCTGGAACTCCTTAAACAAAGAAGAGAAATATCAGCGTCGCTTGCCAGTTTATCAAATCGTTGACTTGGCTTTGGAAGCAGGTTTAGGTTCGAAACATAGTCCATTTGAGTCGATTTACACCAATCAGGCAGGCTTTATGGTTGCCTCACCTTTGAACAAGGCCGAGAACGTTGTATATCGTGAGTTTACTCTGAATACGTCGGATTATCGTGTTTTTGATGAAGCAGGTATAGACACAGTCTATATTGAAAGCTGGAATTATTTTGGTAAAAATCTTGAAGAAATCAAGCAGACAGATAGTCGCCTTTATTCTGAAAGTAATGGCTTAATTGCGGGTACTAATTTTGATAATTACACTAAATTGCTGGAAAATTCTAGCGCTGAACAATTAAGTAAAAGAATTAATTCAAGTGCCTTTATTGTCCTAAAGGCCTTATATAAGGGCGCACTTGATTCTCAACCTAATACCTTAAATTACTAA
- a CDS encoding inositol monophosphatase family protein — protein sequence MEEFNLNAILPQVKDCAIAAGRYFKQAAIERIDSKSSNSDLVTNVDKQTQQLIKLQLEKIAIPAEFIAEEQNNPELPMGYAWIVDPIDGTSNYIFHRHLSFVSIALAYQQQTVLACCYNPYRDDLFTAIKGQGAYLNGKQLHMETRPLEQSLLAIGTAPYDKTIAERNFECLCGLFKASLDLRRSGSCVADLCYLAANEHNAFYEACVSLWDYAAASLIVKEAGGEVHTNHDYLKLGKTYIMAGNSANFVNLKAICCRYLGD from the coding sequence ATGGAAGAATTTAATTTGAACGCCATCCTACCACAGGTGAAGGACTGTGCCATAGCAGCTGGCCGCTATTTCAAACAGGCAGCCATTGAAAGAATTGACAGCAAGAGTTCCAATTCAGATTTGGTTACTAATGTCGATAAGCAGACACAGCAATTGATCAAATTGCAACTTGAGAAAATTGCTATACCAGCTGAATTTATCGCTGAGGAGCAAAATAATCCCGAACTACCCATGGGCTATGCTTGGATCGTAGATCCAATTGATGGAACGAGTAATTATATTTTCCATCGCCATTTATCCTTTGTTTCAATTGCTTTGGCCTACCAGCAACAAACAGTTTTAGCTTGTTGCTACAACCCTTATCGAGATGATTTATTTACAGCTATTAAGGGGCAGGGGGCCTACTTGAATGGCAAGCAACTCCATATGGAAACAAGACCTTTGGAACAATCATTGTTGGCTATCGGTACAGCTCCATATGACAAAACGATAGCTGAGCGCAACTTTGAGTGCTTGTGTGGGTTGTTCAAAGCAAGCTTAGATTTGCGTCGCTCAGGCTCCTGCGTTGCTGATTTGTGCTACCTAGCAGCCAATGAACATAATGCTTTTTATGAAGCATGTGTTAGTTTGTGGGATTATGCTGCAGCTAGTCTGATTGTTAAAGAGGCAGGCGGCGAAGTACATACGAACCATGACTATTTGAAATTAGGTAAGACATATATTATGGCAGGCAATAGTGCTAACTTTGTGAACTTAAAAGCTATTTGCTGTCGCTATTTAGGAGATTAA